Proteins co-encoded in one Camelus bactrianus isolate YW-2024 breed Bactrian camel chromosome 6, ASM4877302v1, whole genome shotgun sequence genomic window:
- the BMP4 gene encoding bone morphogenetic protein 4 isoform X3 — protein sequence MQEGRGGGREGRGAELRPEARSHSVVPSRATHCRSSSEPFQQVCSRLAVKNHGLLLYALFSVILLGGASHASLIPETGKKKVAEIQGHAGGRRSGQSHELLRDFEATLLQMFGLRRRPQPSKSAVIPDYMRDLYRLQSGEEEEEQVHSTGLVYPERPASRANTVRSFHHEEHLENIPGTSENSAFRFLFNLSSIPENEVISSAELRLFREQVDQGPDWEQGFHRINIYEVMKPPAEVVPGHLITRLLDTRLVHHNVTRWEAFDVSPAVLRWTREKQPNYGLAIEVTHLHQTRTHQGQHVRISRSLPQGSGDWAQLRPLLVTFGHDGRGHALTRRRRAKRSPKHHPQRARKKNKNCRRHSLYVDFSDVGWNDWIVAPPGYQAFYCHGDCPFPLADHLNSTNHAIVQTLVNSVNSSIPKACCVPTELSAISMLYLDEYDKVVLKNYQEMVVEGCGCR from the exons atgcaagaaggcagaggaggagggagggagggaagaggagcgGAGCTCCGCCCGGAAGCTAG GAGCCATTCCGTAGTGCCATCCAGAGCAACGCACTGCCGCAGCTCCTCTGAGCCTTTCCAGCAAGTTTGTTCAAGATTGGCTGTCAAGAATCATGGACTGTTATTATATGCCTTGTTTTCTGTCA TCCTGCTAGGAGGCGCGAGCCATGCTAGTCTGATACCTGAGACGGGGAAGAAAAAAGTCGCCGAGATTCAGGGCCACGCGGGAGGACGCCGCTCAGGGCAGAGCCATGAGCTCCTTCGGGACTTCGAGGCTACACTCCTGCAGATGTTCGGGCTGCGCCGCCGCCCGCAGCCTAGCAAGAGCGCAGTCATCCCGGATTACATGCGGGATCTTTACCGGCTCCagtctggggaggaggaggaagaacagGTACACAGCACGGGTCTGGTGTATCCTGAGCGCCCCGCCAGTCGGGCCAACACCGTGAGGAGCTTCCACCATGAAG AACATCTGGAGAACATCCCAGGGACCAGCGAAAACTCTGCTTTTCGTTTCCTCTTTAACCTCAGCAGCATCCCAGAGAACGAGGTGATCTCGTCTGCAGAGCTTCGACTCTTCCGGGAGCAGGTGGACCAGGGCCCTGACTGGGAGCAGGGCTTCCATCGTATAAACATTTATGAGGTTATGAAGCCCCCGGCAGAAGTGGTGCCCGGGCACCTCATCACACGACTACTGGACACAAGACTGGTTCACCACAATGTGACACGGTGGGAAGCTTTTGATGTGAGCCCTGCCGTCCTTCGCTGGACCCGGGAGAAACAGCCGAACTATGGGCTGGCCATTGAGGTGACCCACCTCCATCAGACACGGACCCACCAGGGCCAGCATGTCAGGATTAGCCGATCGTTACCTCAAGGGAGTGGGGATTGGGCCCAGCTCCGGCCCCTCCTGGTCACCTTTGGCCATGATGGCCGGGGACATGCCTTGACCCGACGCCGGAGGGCCAAGCGTAGCCCCAAGCATCACCCACAGAGGGCCCGGAAGAAGAATAAGAACTGCCGGCGCCACTCGCTCTATGTGGACTTCAGCGATGTGGGCTGGAATGACTGGATTGTGGCCCCACCAGGCTACCAGGCCTTCTACTGCCACGGAGACTGCCCCTTTCCACTGGCTGACCACCTCAACTCAACCAACCATGCCATCGTGCAGACCCTGGTCAACTCCGTCAATTCCAGTATCCCCAAAGCCTGTTGTGTTCCCACCGAACTGAGCGCCATCTCCATGCTGTACCTGGATGAGTATGACAAGGTGGTACTGAAAAATTATCAGGAGATGGTAGTAGAGGGTTGTGGGTGCCGCTGA
- the BMP4 gene encoding bone morphogenetic protein 4 isoform X1, which translates to MIPGNRMLMVVLLCQVLLGGASHASLIPETGKKKVAEIQGHAGGRRSGQSHELLRDFEATLLQMFGLRRRPQPSKSAVIPDYMRDLYRLQSGEEEEEQVHSTGLVYPERPASRANTVRSFHHEEHLENIPGTSENSAFRFLFNLSSIPENEVISSAELRLFREQVDQGPDWEQGFHRINIYEVMKPPAEVVPGHLITRLLDTRLVHHNVTRWEAFDVSPAVLRWTREKQPNYGLAIEVTHLHQTRTHQGQHVRISRSLPQGSGDWAQLRPLLVTFGHDGRGHALTRRRRAKRSPKHHPQRARKKNKNCRRHSLYVDFSDVGWNDWIVAPPGYQAFYCHGDCPFPLADHLNSTNHAIVQTLVNSVNSSIPKACCVPTELSAISMLYLDEYDKVVLKNYQEMVVEGCGCR; encoded by the exons ATGATTCCTGGTAACCGAATGCTGATGGTCGTTTTATTATGCCAAGTCCTGCTAGGAGGCGCGAGCCATGCTAGTCTGATACCTGAGACGGGGAAGAAAAAAGTCGCCGAGATTCAGGGCCACGCGGGAGGACGCCGCTCAGGGCAGAGCCATGAGCTCCTTCGGGACTTCGAGGCTACACTCCTGCAGATGTTCGGGCTGCGCCGCCGCCCGCAGCCTAGCAAGAGCGCAGTCATCCCGGATTACATGCGGGATCTTTACCGGCTCCagtctggggaggaggaggaagaacagGTACACAGCACGGGTCTGGTGTATCCTGAGCGCCCCGCCAGTCGGGCCAACACCGTGAGGAGCTTCCACCATGAAG AACATCTGGAGAACATCCCAGGGACCAGCGAAAACTCTGCTTTTCGTTTCCTCTTTAACCTCAGCAGCATCCCAGAGAACGAGGTGATCTCGTCTGCAGAGCTTCGACTCTTCCGGGAGCAGGTGGACCAGGGCCCTGACTGGGAGCAGGGCTTCCATCGTATAAACATTTATGAGGTTATGAAGCCCCCGGCAGAAGTGGTGCCCGGGCACCTCATCACACGACTACTGGACACAAGACTGGTTCACCACAATGTGACACGGTGGGAAGCTTTTGATGTGAGCCCTGCCGTCCTTCGCTGGACCCGGGAGAAACAGCCGAACTATGGGCTGGCCATTGAGGTGACCCACCTCCATCAGACACGGACCCACCAGGGCCAGCATGTCAGGATTAGCCGATCGTTACCTCAAGGGAGTGGGGATTGGGCCCAGCTCCGGCCCCTCCTGGTCACCTTTGGCCATGATGGCCGGGGACATGCCTTGACCCGACGCCGGAGGGCCAAGCGTAGCCCCAAGCATCACCCACAGAGGGCCCGGAAGAAGAATAAGAACTGCCGGCGCCACTCGCTCTATGTGGACTTCAGCGATGTGGGCTGGAATGACTGGATTGTGGCCCCACCAGGCTACCAGGCCTTCTACTGCCACGGAGACTGCCCCTTTCCACTGGCTGACCACCTCAACTCAACCAACCATGCCATCGTGCAGACCCTGGTCAACTCCGTCAATTCCAGTATCCCCAAAGCCTGTTGTGTTCCCACCGAACTGAGCGCCATCTCCATGCTGTACCTGGATGAGTATGACAAGGTGGTACTGAAAAATTATCAGGAGATGGTAGTAGAGGGTTGTGGGTGCCGCTGA
- the BMP4 gene encoding bone morphogenetic protein 4 isoform X2, producing MFGLRRRPQPSKSAVIPDYMRDLYRLQSGEEEEEQVHSTGLVYPERPASRANTVRSFHHEEHLENIPGTSENSAFRFLFNLSSIPENEVISSAELRLFREQVDQGPDWEQGFHRINIYEVMKPPAEVVPGHLITRLLDTRLVHHNVTRWEAFDVSPAVLRWTREKQPNYGLAIEVTHLHQTRTHQGQHVRISRSLPQGSGDWAQLRPLLVTFGHDGRGHALTRRRRAKRSPKHHPQRARKKNKNCRRHSLYVDFSDVGWNDWIVAPPGYQAFYCHGDCPFPLADHLNSTNHAIVQTLVNSVNSSIPKACCVPTELSAISMLYLDEYDKVVLKNYQEMVVEGCGCR from the exons ATGTTCGGGCTGCGCCGCCGCCCGCAGCCTAGCAAGAGCGCAGTCATCCCGGATTACATGCGGGATCTTTACCGGCTCCagtctggggaggaggaggaagaacagGTACACAGCACGGGTCTGGTGTATCCTGAGCGCCCCGCCAGTCGGGCCAACACCGTGAGGAGCTTCCACCATGAAG AACATCTGGAGAACATCCCAGGGACCAGCGAAAACTCTGCTTTTCGTTTCCTCTTTAACCTCAGCAGCATCCCAGAGAACGAGGTGATCTCGTCTGCAGAGCTTCGACTCTTCCGGGAGCAGGTGGACCAGGGCCCTGACTGGGAGCAGGGCTTCCATCGTATAAACATTTATGAGGTTATGAAGCCCCCGGCAGAAGTGGTGCCCGGGCACCTCATCACACGACTACTGGACACAAGACTGGTTCACCACAATGTGACACGGTGGGAAGCTTTTGATGTGAGCCCTGCCGTCCTTCGCTGGACCCGGGAGAAACAGCCGAACTATGGGCTGGCCATTGAGGTGACCCACCTCCATCAGACACGGACCCACCAGGGCCAGCATGTCAGGATTAGCCGATCGTTACCTCAAGGGAGTGGGGATTGGGCCCAGCTCCGGCCCCTCCTGGTCACCTTTGGCCATGATGGCCGGGGACATGCCTTGACCCGACGCCGGAGGGCCAAGCGTAGCCCCAAGCATCACCCACAGAGGGCCCGGAAGAAGAATAAGAACTGCCGGCGCCACTCGCTCTATGTGGACTTCAGCGATGTGGGCTGGAATGACTGGATTGTGGCCCCACCAGGCTACCAGGCCTTCTACTGCCACGGAGACTGCCCCTTTCCACTGGCTGACCACCTCAACTCAACCAACCATGCCATCGTGCAGACCCTGGTCAACTCCGTCAATTCCAGTATCCCCAAAGCCTGTTGTGTTCCCACCGAACTGAGCGCCATCTCCATGCTGTACCTGGATGAGTATGACAAGGTGGTACTGAAAAATTATCAGGAGATGGTAGTAGAGGGTTGTGGGTGCCGCTGA